The Amblyomma americanum isolate KBUSLIRL-KWMA chromosome 6, ASM5285725v1, whole genome shotgun sequence genome has a window encoding:
- the LOC144095562 gene encoding uncharacterized protein LOC144095562 — MNFVVATPKPFFYSAVETGQNRHTAVYVAAEICKVIESLGSDKVVALVTDNASNMQAACSIVASKYEHITCIGCAAHGLNVLLNDLMKLKTLEDVHSTARQVIKYVKRTHIVAATLQEKQESIDGKGRSETLKLPSKTRWGGMVLSLQSLLRNKESLQQTVILSDLKVNKSVRETVLDEDAFWKSVQSCLLLITPIASAITSLESDNALLSDVPEAFHSIRIELAANLATSALTSEEQIRAKEMITRREKLCLRPVHIAANLLDARYRGRHLDDAQIADSFEWISQQAGHLSLDIGKLFSNVAEYRTSAGTWSRTGVWDSAKHVAPSTWWQGLCTNQPLTPLACRLLQIPPSSASCERNWSRFGNVHTRIRNRLSGERVRKLVYVQSNLAVDTTSIPASARSAASSDSDSESHMG, encoded by the coding sequence ATGAATTTCGTCGTGGCAACGCCAAAGCCATTCTTCTACTCAGCTGTTGAAACAGGTCAAAATCGTCACACTGCGGTGTATGTTGCTGCCGAGATCTGCAAAGTGATTGAATCGCTGGGAAGCGATAAAGTAGTGGCGCTAGTCACAGACAATGCCAGCAACATGCAAGCAGCCTGCAGTATTGttgcaagcaaatacgagcatatcACATGCATTGGATGTGCAGCTCACGGCCTGAACGTGCTTTTGAATGATTTGATGAAACTAAAGACATTGGAGGATGTCCATAGTACGGCAAGGCAAGTTATAAAGTACGTGAAGCGTACCCACATCGTTGCTGCGACGTTGCAGGAGAAACAAGAATCAATAGATGGTAAAGGGAGGTCCGAAACTCTAAAGCTTCCGAGCAAAACAAGGTGGGGAGGCATGGTTCTGTCACTTCAAAGCCTCTTGAGAAACAAGGAATCCCTTCAGCAGACCGTGATATTAAGTGACCTCAAAGTTAATAAGTCCGTGCGAGAAACTGTTTTGGACGAAGACGCTTTCTGGAAGTCCGTGCAAAGCTGCCTGCTCCTCATTACACCAATTGCGTCAGCCATAACCTCACTAGAGTCGGACAATGCTCTGCTGTCCGACGTTCCAGAAGCCTTCCATTCCATTAGAATTGAACTTGCAGCAAACCTGGCGACCTCCGCATTGACAAGCGAGGAACAGATTCGAGCGAAAGAAATGATCACCAGGCGCGAAAAGCTTTGTTTGCGACCAGTCCACATTGCTGCTAATTTGCTGGATGCAAGATATAGAGGAAGACACCTGGACGATGCGCAGATTGCAGACAGTTTTGAGTGGATATCTCAGCAAGCAGGGCACCTTTCACTGGACATCGGTAAACTGTTTTCCAACGTAGCAGAGTACAGGACATCCGCAGGAACATGGTCCAGGACAGGGGTCTGGGACTCAGCGAAGCACGTGGCCCCATCTACCTGGTGGCAAGGCCTTTGCACCAACCAGCCGCTAACTCCTCTGGCTTGCCGACTGCTGCAGATACCACCATCATCCGCCAGCTGCGAACGAAACTGGTCACGTTTCGGAAACGTCCATACAAGGATTCGCAACAGGCTTTCAGGGGAACGCGTTCGAAAGCTTGTGTATGTGCAGTCGAACCTAGCTGTGGACACAACTTCAATCCCTGCTTCTGCGCGTAGTGCCGCATCCAGCGACAGTGATTCTGAGTCGCATATGGGGTGA